From Solwaraspora sp. WMMD1047, the proteins below share one genomic window:
- a CDS encoding serine hydrolase domain-containing protein, with product MRQKALVIVAVAAIVGLVALWGAPGPPVLSDRRTGDPDLAAAARAAVGDPAGHRGLAVAVVEDGRVRTAGLGDRGAGSPVAADTPFEMGSLGKVLTGMLLAELAADGTVDPDDTLRDTWPEVSGPVGGVTLAELASHRAGLPKLPITSIGHGLRLYWANLSAGNPYAGQDAAWIAETTGGRTPGDRRGEVHYSNYGMALLGQALAARTGQPYPELLAQRILRPLGMERTTFAADADQLPAGHADGSTASGRPAAPWTGTGWAPAGIGGWTTAEDLGKLLAAMLAGTAPGADAATPRFTEDDRSKIGYGWFTTSYGDQEIVWHNGGTGGFRTYIGFDRSAGRAVALLGNTTTDVDPIGLRMLGAQAESGDAGEANPLAPLGLLLALGFTLYAPAMSWFSGLRGRDRLGLVSNTLWAALALLLAYRLGDWQTVPGWLWAIGAGLTAAGAVPTVLRWHDLPTLTGRAPRLRWISEGFAITFGLAIAIAALT from the coding sequence ATGCGCCAGAAAGCACTCGTCATCGTCGCCGTCGCCGCCATCGTCGGCCTGGTCGCCCTGTGGGGCGCGCCCGGCCCGCCCGTCCTCTCCGACCGGCGGACCGGCGATCCCGACCTGGCCGCCGCCGCCCGTGCCGCGGTGGGAGATCCGGCGGGTCATCGCGGGCTGGCCGTCGCCGTCGTCGAGGACGGCCGGGTACGGACCGCCGGCCTCGGTGACCGGGGCGCCGGGTCACCGGTCGCAGCGGACACTCCGTTCGAGATGGGCTCGCTCGGCAAGGTGCTCACCGGCATGCTGCTGGCCGAGTTGGCCGCCGACGGCACCGTCGACCCGGACGACACCCTCCGCGACACCTGGCCCGAGGTGTCCGGCCCGGTCGGCGGGGTGACCCTCGCCGAGCTGGCCAGCCACCGGGCCGGGCTGCCCAAGCTGCCGATCACCTCGATCGGGCACGGGCTGCGCCTCTACTGGGCGAACCTGTCCGCCGGCAACCCGTATGCGGGCCAGGACGCGGCGTGGATCGCCGAGACCACCGGTGGGCGGACCCCCGGCGACCGCCGGGGCGAGGTGCACTACTCGAACTACGGGATGGCCCTGCTCGGCCAGGCGCTGGCCGCCAGGACCGGCCAGCCGTACCCGGAGCTGCTCGCCCAGCGAATCCTACGTCCACTGGGGATGGAACGGACCACCTTCGCCGCCGACGCCGACCAACTGCCGGCCGGGCACGCCGACGGCAGCACCGCCAGCGGCCGGCCCGCCGCGCCCTGGACCGGCACCGGCTGGGCCCCGGCCGGCATCGGCGGCTGGACCACCGCCGAGGACCTCGGCAAACTGCTGGCCGCGATGCTCGCCGGCACCGCCCCGGGCGCCGACGCCGCCACCCCCCGCTTCACCGAGGACGACCGGTCAAAGATCGGGTACGGCTGGTTCACCACCAGCTACGGCGACCAGGAGATCGTCTGGCACAACGGCGGCACCGGCGGCTTCCGCACATACATCGGGTTCGATCGATCCGCCGGGCGGGCCGTCGCGCTGCTCGGCAACACCACGACCGACGTCGACCCGATCGGGCTGCGGATGCTCGGCGCCCAAGCCGAGTCCGGCGACGCGGGCGAGGCCAACCCACTGGCCCCGCTCGGCCTCCTGCTGGCGCTCGGCTTCACGCTCTACGCGCCCGCAATGAGCTGGTTCAGCGGTCTGCGCGGCCGGGACCGGTTGGGCCTGGTCTCCAACACCCTCTGGGCTGCGCTGGCGCTACTGCTCGCGTACCGGTTGGGTGACTGGCAGACGGTGCCCGGTTGGCTGTGGGCGATCGGCGCCGGGTTGACCGCAGCGGGCGCGGTACCGACCGTCCTGCGCTGGCACGACCTGCCGACGCTCACCGGCCGCGCGCCGCGTCTGCGGTGGATCAGCGAGGGATTCGCGATTACGTTCGGTCTGGCGATCGCCATCGCCGCCCTGACCTGA
- a CDS encoding oxidoreductase encodes MTADPLAPLLALADVAPAVDRARERVDTSLRHRALRRHGGRVAAEVSLRSAVASAALEGYAHQLETVRSGVVTDPVLQGALRVAGALPGLADTWTRAPGQVLARLHVLAARDVVPEPLLGRPLADRGVAGASVASGAGATGRSADAAEAARLAGLLELVAGGTKVSPLVLAAVVHGELLALRPFAGPSGVVARAAARLTLLASGFDPRGLVAVDVGHRDREPEYVGAAGAFATGTPDGLRSWLRHYLAAVEVGADQLAAIGDETLATAS; translated from the coding sequence GTGACCGCCGATCCGCTCGCCCCGCTGCTCGCCCTCGCCGACGTGGCACCCGCCGTCGACCGGGCCCGCGAGCGGGTCGACACGTCGCTGCGGCATCGCGCGTTGCGCCGGCACGGCGGCCGGGTCGCGGCCGAGGTCAGCCTCCGGTCCGCGGTGGCCAGCGCCGCCCTGGAGGGGTACGCACACCAGCTCGAAACCGTGCGTAGTGGTGTCGTGACCGACCCAGTTCTGCAGGGGGCGCTGCGGGTCGCCGGTGCGCTGCCCGGGCTGGCCGACACCTGGACCCGCGCGCCCGGCCAGGTCCTCGCCCGGCTGCACGTGCTCGCCGCCCGGGATGTCGTCCCCGAGCCGCTGCTCGGCCGTCCGCTGGCCGATCGAGGTGTCGCCGGTGCCAGCGTGGCCAGCGGTGCCGGCGCTACCGGCCGGTCTGCCGACGCGGCCGAGGCGGCGCGGCTGGCCGGACTGCTCGAACTGGTCGCCGGCGGGACAAAGGTGTCACCGCTCGTGTTGGCCGCGGTGGTACACGGGGAGCTGCTGGCGCTGCGGCCGTTCGCCGGCCCGTCCGGGGTGGTCGCCCGGGCCGCCGCCCGCCTCACCCTGCTCGCCTCCGGCTTCGACCCGCGTGGGTTGGTGGCCGTCGACGTCGGCCACCGGGACCGGGAGCCCGAATACGTCGGCGCGGCCGGCGCCTTCGCCACCGGCACGCCGGACGGGCTGCGCTCCTGGCTGCGGCACTACCTGGCGGCGGTCGAGGTCGGGGCCGACCAGCTCGCCGCGATCGGCGACGAGACACTCGCCACCGCGAGCTGA
- the acs gene encoding acetate--CoA ligase produces MSETLANLLNETRQFPPPDDLAANANVTAAAYDEAAADRLAFWETQARRLDWAKEWDQTLDWSNPPFAKWFVGGQLNVAQNCLDRHVAAGLGDRVAIHWEGEPGDTRTITYAELLKLTSQAANALTDLGVTAGDRVAIYLPMIPEAAVAMLACARIGATHSVVFGGFSVDALSNRIQDAAAKVVITADGGYRRGKPSALKPTVDDAVALSPTIEHVLVVRRTGQEVAWTDKDRWWHETVEQASPEHTPQPFDAEHPLFILYTSGTTAKPKGILHTTGGYLTQTAYTHHAVFDLKPETDVYWCTADIGWVTGHSYIVYGPLANGATQVMYEGTPDTPHKGRFWEIVQKYKVSIIYTAPTLIRTMMKWGDDIPKQYDLSSLRLLGSVGEPINPEAWMWYRLNIGRNECPVVDTWWQTETGAIMISPLPGVTAAKPGSAMTPLPGINADVVDDQGESVPDGGGGYLVLREPWPSMLRTIWGDDERFIDTYWSRFQSMYFAGDGAKKDTDGHLWLLGRVDDVMLVSGHNISTTEVESALVSHPSVAEAAVVGATDPTTGQAIVAFTIPRGNVETAGDAGEALIAELRNHVAKTLGPIAKPRQIMLVPELPKTRSGKIMRRLLRDVAENRSLGDVTTLQDSSVMDLISSGMQSGKSDED; encoded by the coding sequence ATGAGCGAGACGCTGGCCAACCTGCTGAACGAGACCCGCCAGTTCCCGCCGCCGGACGATCTTGCCGCGAACGCGAACGTCACCGCCGCCGCGTACGACGAGGCCGCGGCCGACCGGCTCGCCTTCTGGGAGACGCAGGCCCGCCGGCTGGACTGGGCCAAGGAGTGGGACCAGACGCTGGACTGGAGCAACCCGCCGTTCGCCAAGTGGTTCGTCGGCGGGCAGCTCAACGTCGCGCAGAACTGCCTGGACCGGCACGTCGCCGCCGGGCTGGGCGACCGGGTGGCGATCCACTGGGAGGGCGAGCCGGGCGACACCCGCACCATCACCTACGCCGAGCTGCTGAAGCTGACCTCCCAGGCGGCGAACGCGCTGACCGACCTCGGCGTCACCGCCGGCGACCGGGTGGCGATCTACCTGCCGATGATCCCGGAGGCGGCCGTCGCGATGCTGGCCTGCGCCCGGATCGGCGCGACGCACAGCGTGGTCTTCGGCGGGTTCTCGGTCGACGCGCTGTCGAACCGGATCCAGGACGCCGCCGCCAAGGTGGTGATCACCGCGGACGGTGGCTACCGCCGGGGCAAGCCGTCGGCGCTCAAGCCGACCGTGGACGACGCGGTCGCGCTCAGCCCGACCATCGAGCACGTCCTGGTGGTGCGGCGCACCGGTCAGGAGGTCGCCTGGACCGACAAGGACCGGTGGTGGCACGAGACGGTCGAGCAGGCGTCGCCGGAGCACACCCCGCAACCGTTCGACGCCGAGCACCCGCTGTTCATCCTCTACACCAGCGGCACCACGGCGAAGCCGAAGGGCATCCTGCACACCACCGGCGGCTACCTCACCCAGACGGCGTACACCCACCACGCGGTGTTCGACCTGAAGCCGGAGACGGACGTCTACTGGTGCACCGCCGACATCGGCTGGGTCACCGGGCACTCCTACATCGTGTACGGGCCGCTGGCCAACGGCGCCACCCAGGTCATGTACGAGGGCACCCCGGACACCCCGCACAAGGGGCGGTTCTGGGAGATCGTCCAGAAGTACAAGGTCAGCATCATCTACACCGCGCCCACCCTGATCCGCACCATGATGAAGTGGGGCGACGACATCCCCAAGCAGTACGACCTGTCGTCGCTGCGGCTGCTCGGCAGCGTCGGGGAGCCGATCAACCCCGAGGCGTGGATGTGGTACCGGCTCAACATCGGCCGCAACGAGTGCCCGGTGGTCGACACCTGGTGGCAGACCGAGACCGGCGCCATCATGATCTCGCCGCTGCCGGGGGTGACCGCGGCGAAGCCGGGCAGTGCGATGACCCCGCTGCCGGGGATCAACGCCGACGTGGTCGACGACCAGGGCGAGTCGGTGCCCGACGGCGGCGGTGGCTACCTGGTGCTGCGCGAGCCGTGGCCGTCGATGCTGCGCACCATCTGGGGCGATGACGAGCGCTTCATCGACACCTACTGGTCCCGGTTCCAGAGCATGTACTTCGCCGGGGACGGGGCGAAGAAGGACACCGACGGACACCTCTGGCTGCTCGGCCGGGTCGACGACGTGATGCTGGTGTCGGGGCACAACATCTCCACCACCGAGGTGGAGTCGGCGCTGGTCTCGCACCCGTCGGTGGCCGAGGCCGCGGTGGTCGGCGCCACCGACCCGACCACCGGCCAGGCGATCGTCGCCTTCACCATCCCCCGGGGGAACGTGGAGACCGCCGGGGACGCGGGCGAGGCGCTCATCGCCGAGCTGCGCAACCACGTCGCCAAGACGCTCGGGCCGATCGCCAAGCCGCGCCAGATCATGCTGGTGCCGGAGCTGCCGAAGACCAGGTCCGGGAAGATCATGCGGCGGCTGTTGCGGGATGTCGCGGAGAACCGTTCGCTCGGGGATGTCACCACCCTGCAGGACTCGTCCGTGATGGACCTTATTTCGTCCGGTATGCAGTCGGGCAAGTCCGACGAGGACTGA
- a CDS encoding immune inhibitor A domain-containing protein — translation MGLLGLSLTAATGIALSPSAQASPLTKTPVAAPSVSEPAHIIDELPNPLEEKRRELREQGLTDVLTGRAKAEKRGSSTVVKVGETVGAGPAARIAGGKKSKDQYVELGRETTDRIFVILAEYGNERHPDYPDKDLNPDVPGPTRFDGPLHNEIPEPDRSVDNSTVWQPDYDADHFRDLYFGTGKGTESVKQYFEKQSSGRYSVEGTVTDWVKVQYNGARYGRNRDVYGTDPVVCASQVCNNVWQLVRDAANQWVVDQRAAGRTDAEIAEEMRSFDKWDRYDHDGDGNFNEADGYIDHFQIVHAGGDAADGDPVMGEDAIWSHRWYAFGTSAGQTGPDFNRLGGTQIGNTGMWIGDYTIQPENGGRSVFYHEYAHDLGLPDDYNVLNGGDNNNEHWTLMAQSRLGARNDGGIGERGGDLGAWNKLQLGWLDYEVVVAGQKRTLTLGPQEYNSAKPQAVVVVLPQREYSFDLGAPAEGEKQYFSGNADDLNTSMTRTLDLTGATSASLSMQGRYDIEEGYDYLYFEASLDGGTTWTALPATVNGEPIGDDGSGRPALDGSTGGEWADIEIPMDAAAGKEVPFRFRYVTDGGVSEGGFFGDAITVTADGETVLSDGAEDDGAGWDLAGFTVVEESYTDLFDNFYIAGHRSYVSYDRYLKTGPYFFGYTNTKPDWVDHYAYQEGLLISYWNTRWADNDTFEHPGEGRNMIIDARPRPIYNLTGAPWRARVQVYDAPFSLRKADSFTLHLNSQPQYIRGQAAAPLFDDTKKYWYEELPNHGVKLPATGTKIRVVEENGTSIKIRIS, via the coding sequence GTGGGGCTGCTCGGGTTGTCGCTGACGGCGGCCACCGGCATCGCACTGAGCCCATCGGCTCAGGCGTCCCCCCTGACGAAAACGCCGGTCGCCGCTCCGTCGGTGTCCGAGCCAGCCCACATCATCGACGAACTGCCTAACCCGCTGGAAGAAAAGCGCCGCGAGCTGCGCGAACAAGGTTTGACCGATGTGCTCACCGGCCGCGCCAAGGCCGAGAAGCGCGGCAGCAGCACGGTCGTCAAGGTCGGCGAGACGGTCGGCGCCGGGCCGGCGGCCCGGATCGCCGGCGGCAAGAAGAGCAAGGACCAGTACGTCGAGCTCGGCCGGGAGACCACCGACCGGATCTTCGTCATCCTGGCCGAGTACGGCAACGAGCGGCACCCGGACTACCCGGACAAGGACCTGAACCCGGACGTTCCCGGTCCGACCCGGTTCGACGGTCCGCTGCACAACGAGATCCCCGAGCCGGACCGGTCGGTGGACAACTCCACGGTCTGGCAGCCGGACTACGACGCGGACCACTTCCGCGACCTCTACTTCGGCACCGGCAAGGGCACCGAGTCGGTCAAGCAGTACTTCGAGAAGCAGTCCTCCGGCCGGTACAGCGTCGAGGGCACCGTCACCGACTGGGTGAAGGTCCAGTACAACGGCGCCCGCTACGGCCGCAACCGGGACGTCTACGGCACCGACCCGGTGGTCTGCGCCTCGCAGGTCTGCAACAACGTCTGGCAGCTCGTCCGCGACGCCGCCAACCAGTGGGTCGTCGACCAGCGGGCCGCCGGCCGCACCGACGCCGAGATCGCCGAGGAGATGCGCTCCTTCGACAAGTGGGACCGCTACGACCACGACGGCGACGGCAACTTCAACGAGGCCGACGGCTACATCGACCACTTCCAGATCGTGCACGCCGGCGGTGACGCCGCCGACGGTGACCCGGTGATGGGTGAGGACGCCATCTGGAGCCACCGCTGGTACGCCTTCGGCACCAGCGCCGGCCAGACCGGCCCGGACTTCAACCGGCTCGGCGGCACCCAGATCGGCAACACCGGGATGTGGATCGGCGACTACACGATCCAGCCGGAGAACGGCGGCCGCAGCGTCTTCTACCACGAGTACGCGCACGACCTGGGCCTGCCGGACGACTACAACGTGCTCAACGGCGGGGACAACAACAACGAGCACTGGACCCTGATGGCCCAGAGCCGGCTCGGCGCCCGCAACGACGGCGGCATCGGTGAGCGCGGCGGCGACCTCGGCGCCTGGAACAAGCTGCAGCTCGGCTGGCTCGACTACGAGGTGGTGGTGGCCGGCCAGAAACGGACGCTGACCCTCGGTCCACAGGAATACAACAGCGCGAAACCGCAGGCGGTGGTCGTGGTGCTGCCGCAACGGGAGTACTCGTTCGACCTCGGCGCACCGGCCGAGGGCGAGAAACAGTACTTCTCCGGCAACGCCGACGACCTCAACACCTCGATGACCCGCACCCTGGACCTGACCGGCGCGACCAGCGCGTCGCTGTCGATGCAGGGCCGGTACGACATCGAGGAGGGGTACGACTACCTCTACTTCGAGGCGTCGCTGGACGGCGGCACCACCTGGACGGCGCTGCCGGCCACGGTGAACGGTGAGCCGATCGGCGACGACGGCAGCGGCCGGCCGGCGCTCGACGGCTCGACCGGCGGCGAGTGGGCCGACATCGAGATCCCGATGGACGCCGCGGCCGGCAAGGAGGTGCCGTTCCGGTTCCGCTACGTGACCGACGGCGGGGTCTCCGAGGGCGGCTTCTTCGGTGACGCGATCACCGTCACCGCCGACGGCGAGACGGTGCTCAGCGACGGCGCCGAGGACGACGGTGCCGGTTGGGACCTGGCCGGCTTCACGGTGGTGGAGGAGTCCTACACCGACCTGTTCGACAACTTCTACATCGCCGGACACCGCTCGTACGTCTCGTACGACAGGTACCTGAAGACCGGGCCGTACTTCTTCGGGTACACCAACACCAAGCCGGACTGGGTGGACCACTACGCGTACCAGGAGGGTCTGCTCATCTCGTACTGGAACACCCGGTGGGCGGACAACGACACGTTCGAACACCCGGGCGAGGGTCGCAACATGATCATCGATGCGCGCCCGCGTCCGATCTACAACCTGACCGGGGCGCCCTGGCGGGCCCGGGTGCAGGTCTACGACGCGCCGTTCAGCCTCCGTAAGGCCGACTCGTTCACCCTGCACCTGAACAGTCAGCCGCAGTACATCCGGGGCCAGGCGGCCGCGCCGCTCTTCGACGACACCAAGAAGTACTGGTACGAGGAGCTGCCGAACCACGGTGTGAAGCTCCCCGCGACCGGTACGAAGATCCGGGTGGTGGAGGAGAACGGCACCTCGATCAAGATCCGGATCTCCTGA
- a CDS encoding helix-turn-helix transcriptional regulator, giving the protein MSGNQPGGARGSPGGARGALGAALRELRAREGMSGVALAARLAWVQSKISRIETGRQLPTEGDLAAWTGATGADDATIAALHERLRAARAEQAPWRRGANHPGQSGTQRYMMDAASDAALIRNFEVGVVPGLLQTADYARARLAENVEFHGAPAGDLEEALLLRLQRQQVLYDSTKHFQFVIMESVLRVLLCPVDVMRGQLDRLAALIGLRNVELGVIPAGCRLPLAPLHGFVMFDDAVTVETWAEEQSLQTAADADRFAAIFDQLRAAARYGEQVRPMLAGALAHLRAPA; this is encoded by the coding sequence ATGTCCGGCAACCAACCCGGCGGCGCACGGGGCTCACCCGGTGGGGCGCGCGGCGCGCTGGGGGCGGCGCTGCGCGAACTGCGGGCCCGGGAAGGCATGTCCGGGGTGGCGCTGGCCGCCCGGTTGGCCTGGGTCCAGTCGAAGATCTCCCGGATCGAGACCGGCCGCCAGTTGCCGACCGAGGGCGACCTCGCCGCCTGGACCGGAGCCACCGGCGCCGACGACGCCACCATCGCCGCGCTGCACGAGCGGCTGCGCGCCGCCCGTGCCGAACAGGCCCCCTGGCGGCGGGGGGCGAACCACCCCGGCCAGTCCGGCACCCAGCGCTACATGATGGACGCCGCCAGCGACGCGGCCCTGATCAGGAACTTCGAGGTCGGCGTCGTGCCCGGCCTGCTGCAGACCGCCGACTACGCGCGGGCCCGGCTGGCCGAGAACGTCGAGTTCCACGGCGCCCCGGCCGGCGACCTGGAAGAGGCACTGCTGCTGCGGCTCCAACGGCAGCAGGTCCTCTACGACTCCACCAAACACTTCCAGTTCGTGATCATGGAGTCCGTACTGCGGGTGCTGCTCTGCCCGGTCGACGTGATGCGCGGCCAACTCGACCGGCTGGCCGCCCTGATCGGCCTACGCAACGTCGAACTCGGGGTGATCCCGGCCGGCTGCCGGCTGCCGCTGGCCCCGCTGCACGGCTTCGTGATGTTCGACGACGCCGTCACGGTGGAGACCTGGGCGGAGGAACAGAGCCTGCAGACCGCCGCCGACGCGGACCGGTTCGCCGCCATCTTCGACCAGCTCCGCGCCGCCGCCCGGTACGGCGAGCAGGTGCGCCCGATGCTGGCCGGCGCGCTGGCCCACCTGCGCGCCCCGGCCTGA
- a CDS encoding DUF2142 domain-containing protein: MPRPRSVGRTLRASARRTWDLVPGAVWLILVLHLLVVLCQTAVFPNFRSPDERHHVDLIVLVERGEAWPWPAQGTLSMSQGAAAGGFTISGGLPGRLRLAEESPPPRAERPSFVEAGGTAADEDLPRNQLIQHPPLYYLAGAAVVALIPGWENAPFDRIFLVLRWWNVLFAVVLPLVLWAIARRLKLPDPIPIAAALVPIAIPELTHNQSSVNNDNLLIAVFALLTLLVVRVLTGDTSRRTAVGVGLLATVALLTKGFALLIPVWVGLAYLAAALRFRRPAALVSLVIAGLATIPGIAWWVRNKIVYGSLQPHGRFSENPVLTAQYGWSDGGAGWLLRLVERMNTLFFVHDQTGDRLHHAPWKMAIVAATLVLLGVVVTLAWRVLPRTTTLVLLVPVCAILAIVAKGSWEQFADSRLYAGMQGRYLYSGLAGLGVVAVAGAAKLPGRVRRWVPLGLLGFAVAMHAVYLWYTLWLFWAPGGVGRVEGVRRGVAAIFDWYAFPPAVLSLIVLGTAVAGVATVVALVRVARTEPGGGETTGEPPAGSPDTHGDRDTTAQRPDSSDHGVLLRPGNAT, encoded by the coding sequence ATGCCTCGTCCGCGGTCCGTGGGTCGGACTCTGCGCGCATCCGCCCGGCGTACCTGGGATCTGGTCCCGGGAGCAGTCTGGCTGATCCTGGTCCTGCACCTGCTGGTGGTGCTCTGCCAGACGGCGGTCTTCCCCAACTTCCGGTCGCCGGACGAACGGCACCACGTCGACCTGATCGTGCTGGTCGAGCGGGGCGAGGCGTGGCCCTGGCCGGCCCAGGGCACGCTGTCGATGTCGCAGGGCGCCGCGGCCGGCGGCTTCACGATCTCCGGTGGCCTGCCGGGCCGGCTCCGGCTGGCCGAGGAGAGCCCACCGCCGCGTGCTGAGCGGCCGTCGTTTGTGGAGGCCGGCGGCACCGCGGCCGACGAGGACCTGCCACGCAACCAGCTCATCCAGCATCCGCCGCTGTACTACCTGGCCGGCGCCGCGGTGGTCGCGTTGATCCCGGGCTGGGAGAACGCCCCGTTCGACCGGATCTTCCTGGTGCTGCGCTGGTGGAACGTGTTGTTCGCGGTGGTGCTGCCGCTGGTGCTGTGGGCGATCGCACGGCGGCTCAAGCTGCCCGACCCGATCCCGATCGCCGCCGCGCTGGTGCCGATCGCGATCCCCGAGCTGACCCACAACCAGTCCTCGGTGAACAACGACAACCTGCTGATCGCGGTCTTCGCCCTGCTGACCCTGCTGGTGGTGCGGGTGTTGACCGGCGACACCTCCCGGCGTACCGCGGTCGGAGTCGGCCTGCTCGCGACGGTGGCCCTGTTGACCAAGGGGTTCGCGTTGTTGATCCCGGTCTGGGTCGGGCTGGCCTACCTGGCGGCGGCGCTGCGGTTCCGGCGCCCGGCGGCGTTGGTCTCGCTGGTGATCGCGGGGCTGGCCACCATCCCCGGGATCGCCTGGTGGGTCAGGAACAAAATCGTGTACGGCTCGCTGCAGCCGCACGGCCGGTTCAGTGAGAACCCGGTGCTGACCGCCCAGTACGGCTGGTCGGACGGTGGGGCGGGTTGGTTGCTGCGACTGGTGGAGCGGATGAACACGCTCTTCTTCGTGCACGACCAGACCGGCGACCGGCTGCACCACGCGCCCTGGAAGATGGCGATCGTCGCGGCCACCCTGGTCCTGCTCGGCGTGGTGGTGACCCTGGCCTGGCGGGTGCTGCCGCGGACCACCACGTTGGTGCTGCTGGTTCCGGTCTGCGCGATCCTGGCGATCGTGGCCAAGGGCTCCTGGGAGCAGTTCGCCGACAGCCGGCTCTACGCCGGCATGCAGGGCCGCTACCTTTACAGCGGGCTGGCCGGGCTCGGCGTGGTCGCGGTGGCGGGGGCGGCGAAGCTGCCCGGCCGGGTCCGCCGGTGGGTGCCGCTCGGACTGCTCGGGTTCGCGGTGGCGATGCACGCCGTGTACCTCTGGTACACGCTCTGGCTGTTCTGGGCGCCGGGGGGCGTGGGCCGGGTCGAGGGGGTGCGGCGCGGCGTCGCCGCCATCTTCGACTGGTACGCCTTCCCACCCGCCGTCCTGTCGTTGATCGTGCTCGGGACGGCGGTCGCCGGGGTCGCCACCGTGGTCGCGTTGGTCCGGGTGGCCCGGACCGAGCCGGGTGGCGGGGAAACCACCGGAGAGCCGCCGGCCGGGTCGCCGGACACGCACGGCGACCGTGACACAACCGCGCAGCGACCGGATTCGAGCGACCACGGCGTATTGCTGCGGCCCGGTAACGCGACGTGA
- a CDS encoding helix-turn-helix domain-containing protein, with amino-acid sequence MATVEERLAALEAKVAELARSDAEQPADTPGGTFWALDGVKQRFPEGGGAVLYTGTVRLANEGYDWQYGQTVDDLLAGDWAELVGALTALANPVRLRLLREILGGRRGTAELAEIDGLGTTGQLYHHLRQLTAAGWLRTSARGQYAIPAERVVPLLAILTAARR; translated from the coding sequence GTGGCTACGGTAGAGGAGCGCCTTGCCGCGCTCGAAGCGAAGGTGGCGGAACTCGCCCGGTCGGACGCGGAGCAGCCCGCCGACACCCCGGGCGGCACCTTCTGGGCCCTCGACGGGGTGAAACAACGCTTTCCCGAGGGCGGCGGCGCGGTGCTCTACACCGGCACCGTCCGGCTCGCCAACGAGGGCTACGACTGGCAGTACGGCCAGACCGTCGACGACCTGCTGGCGGGCGACTGGGCCGAGCTGGTCGGCGCGCTGACCGCGCTGGCCAATCCGGTCCGGCTCCGGCTGCTGCGGGAGATCCTCGGCGGCCGGCGCGGCACCGCCGAGCTGGCCGAGATCGACGGGCTGGGCACGACCGGCCAGCTCTACCACCATCTCCGCCAGCTCACCGCCGCCGGCTGGCTGCGCACCAGCGCCCGGGGCCAGTACGCCATCCCGGCCGAGCGGGTCGTCCCGCTGCTCGCCATCCTCACCGCCGCCCGCCGCTGA
- a CDS encoding HAD-IB family hydrolase, protein MGRSAAFFDLDKTVIAKSSALAFGRPFYRDGLITRRDVVKSAYAQLMFRLGGTDEQTMARTRDYLAALCKGWPVEQVRQIVAETLHELINPYVYAEAAALIEEHQAAGRDVVLVSASGEEMVRPIGELLGITDIIATRMAVEDGRYSGEIEFYAAGQSKVDGVTELAAERGYDLAESYAYSDSVSDRPLLECVGHPTAVNPDRALRKLATENAWPVLEFRHPIPVGRRLRERPAVPVAAAAIGVGVGVAIGIAWYGRHRRTRTATA, encoded by the coding sequence GTGGGCCGAAGTGCCGCTTTCTTTGATCTGGACAAGACCGTCATCGCCAAGTCGAGTGCCTTGGCGTTCGGTCGGCCGTTCTACCGGGATGGTCTGATCACGCGTCGTGATGTGGTCAAGTCCGCCTACGCGCAGCTGATGTTCCGGCTGGGCGGCACCGACGAGCAGACAATGGCCCGCACCCGGGACTACCTGGCCGCGCTCTGCAAGGGCTGGCCGGTGGAGCAGGTCCGCCAGATCGTCGCGGAGACCCTGCACGAGCTGATAAACCCCTACGTGTACGCCGAAGCGGCCGCGCTGATCGAGGAGCACCAGGCCGCCGGGCGGGACGTGGTGCTCGTCTCCGCCTCCGGCGAGGAGATGGTCCGCCCGATCGGCGAACTGCTCGGCATCACCGACATCATCGCCACCCGGATGGCCGTCGAGGACGGCCGGTACAGCGGCGAGATCGAGTTCTACGCCGCCGGTCAGAGCAAGGTCGACGGGGTCACCGAGCTGGCCGCCGAGCGCGGTTACGACCTGGCCGAGTCGTACGCGTACTCCGATTCGGTGAGCGACCGGCCGCTGCTGGAGTGCGTCGGTCATCCCACCGCGGTCAACCCGGACCGGGCGCTGCGCAAGCTGGCCACCGAGAACGCCTGGCCGGTGTTGGAGTTCCGGCACCCGATCCCGGTCGGCCGCCGGCTGCGGGAACGCCCGGCGGTGCCGGTTGCCGCGGCGGCGATCGGCGTCGGGGTGGGCGTCGCGATCGGGATCGCCTGGTACGGCCGGCACCGCCGCACCCGCACCGCCACCGCCTGA